The proteins below are encoded in one region of Carcharodon carcharias isolate sCarCar2 chromosome 2, sCarCar2.pri, whole genome shotgun sequence:
- the LOC121288847 gene encoding uncharacterized protein LOC121288847, with the protein MAIGCVGGRGEKRRLGRVGPRPSGFSQYQSVKEARLHRNIFLIGPPFNLPRAGGRSRSLTSNPEAQASVIRAGPWLPWRRPLRSLPPPRSCPGRVCRRPRGMLGVVVSTCVVAEANPEERNSIPRRTPRRPWPNGRTGTGERGRERRRGNQPDQRDSYNLNTENRPRAFTFFKANIRLACSLFQHFHHSFQHHWTSQSTIQPTKSSLCLKLKMIDEKKPAPKKGVKKVLKKLARKGRQEAVKVEEGELLHLHYKVMKQVHPETGISSKAMSIMNSFVNDIFECIVGEASPPAHYNKRSTISSREIPTAVCLLLPRELAKHDVSEGTKGGDQVHQLQVKLCK; encoded by the exons ATGGCCATTggttgtgtgggggggaggggagaaaagaGGCGCCTGGGTCGAGTCGGGCCTAGGCCGAGCGGCTTCTCGCAGTATCAGAGCGTGAAAGAGGCCCGCCTCCACCGCAACATCTTTCTGATCGGCCCGCCTTTCAATCTTCCCAGAGCCGGAGGACGTTCCCGGAGCCTCACGTCCAACCCTGAAGCACAGGCCTCGGTTATCAGAGCAGGGCCCTGGTTGCCATGGCGCCGCCCGCTTCGCAGCCTCCCACCTCCCCGTTCCTGCCCCGGAAGGGTTTGCCGCAGGCCGAGAGGCATGCTGGGGGTTGTAGTTTCCACCTGCGTGGTGGCCGAGGCAAATCCTGAGGAGAGGAACTCCATTCCCCGGAGAACACCGCGGCGGCCATGGCCCAACGGACGGACAGGtacaggtgagagagggagagagcgaaggAGAGGCAACCAACCTGACCAGAGAGACAGCTACAACTTGAACACAGAAAACAGGCCCAGAGCTTTCACATTCTTCAAAGCAAATATAAG ACTGGCTTGCTCTCTCTTCCAACATTTTCATCACTCCTTTCAACACCattggacatcccaaagtactatACAGCCCACGAAGTCCTCTCTGTGTCTGAAACTGAAGATGATTGATGAGAAGAAACCAGCTCCCAAGAAGGGAGTTAAGAAAGTCTTAAAGAAACTGGCACGCAAAGGGCGGCAAGAAGCAGTTAAGGTCGAGGAAGGAGAGTTACTCCATCTACAttacaaagtgatgaagcaggttcaccctgagaccggcatctcctccaaggccatgagcatcatgaactcgtTTGTGAATGATATTTTTGAGTGCATCGTGGGTGAGGCTTCCCCCCCggcccattacaacaagcgcagcaccatcagctcccgggAGATCCCGACCGCCGTGTGCCTGCTACTGCCCAGGGAATTGGCCAAGCACGACGTGTCGGAAGGGACAAAAGGcggtgaccaagtacaccagctccaagtaaaactctgcaaatga